In Acidovorax sp. 106, the following proteins share a genomic window:
- a CDS encoding glycosyltransferase family 2 protein, with product MKKLISIVVPAYNEELVLPIFHSRIDSIIKPIEKYDWEIVFVNDGSRDSTQNIIDNIQSCDQRISSVNLSRNFGKEIAMTAGLEHARGDAIIVIDADLQDPPELIVDFISAWENGFDIAYARRTHRDGETWLKKYTAAQFYKLMGKISNIHIPADTGDYRIMSRRTVDAILQLREHHRFMKGIFSWVGYPSKAIDYRREARAAGETKFNYWKLWNFAIEGITSFTILPLKIATYLGVLVSLLAFCAGIWTVLKTIAWGEPVAGYPTLIVTMLFLGGIQLLFIGILGEYIGRIFNETKNRPLYFVQSYTPANIIKKLSEIDKR from the coding sequence ATGAAAAAACTCATATCCATCGTTGTCCCCGCTTATAACGAAGAATTGGTTCTGCCGATTTTTCATTCACGCATTGATAGCATCATAAAGCCGATCGAAAAATACGATTGGGAAATCGTATTTGTGAACGATGGGAGCCGCGACTCGACTCAAAACATCATTGATAATATACAGAGCTGTGATCAGCGCATCAGCAGCGTCAACCTATCACGCAACTTTGGCAAAGAGATCGCCATGACCGCAGGTTTGGAGCATGCCCGAGGTGACGCCATCATAGTAATTGACGCAGATTTGCAAGACCCCCCAGAACTGATTGTTGATTTTATTTCCGCCTGGGAAAATGGTTTTGACATCGCTTACGCAAGGCGCACTCACCGTGACGGTGAAACTTGGCTAAAAAAATATACAGCGGCGCAGTTTTATAAACTGATGGGAAAGATATCAAATATCCATATCCCGGCAGACACCGGCGACTACCGAATCATGAGTCGTAGAACTGTAGATGCCATCCTGCAGTTGCGAGAGCACCATCGATTTATGAAAGGCATTTTTTCCTGGGTCGGCTATCCATCAAAAGCAATTGACTACCGACGTGAAGCCCGTGCCGCAGGAGAAACAAAATTCAACTATTGGAAATTATGGAATTTCGCGATAGAAGGAATCACCTCATTCACTATCTTACCCCTCAAAATTGCAACCTACCTTGGAGTACTAGTTTCACTTCTGGCTTTTTGCGCTGGCATATGGACAGTATTAAAAACCATTGCATGGGGCGAGCCGGTGGCAGGATACCCGACATTGATAGTAACAATGCTATTCCTAGGCGGCATACAACTTCTTTTCATCGGAATACTAGGCGAATATATCGGAAGAATATTTAATGAAACAAAAAATAGACCGTTGTATTTCGTACAATCCTACACGCCAGCAAATATAATAAAAAAATTATCAGAAATCGACAAAAGATGA
- a CDS encoding GtrA family protein: protein MSQTRQFLFFAITGTIGFVVDSTVLYAMADYLGWYGARCASFLTAASATWAINRKITFQEKDIKQSLAHEYLKYIASMLGGAAVNFSIYILTINTTQSTSAPLIGVAAGSLGGLFFNFVAAKHIVFKKTKKSE, encoded by the coding sequence ATGAGTCAAACGCGTCAGTTTTTGTTTTTCGCCATAACGGGAACTATCGGATTTGTTGTAGACAGCACCGTACTTTATGCAATGGCGGACTACCTTGGATGGTACGGCGCTAGATGCGCCTCATTTTTAACAGCTGCATCTGCGACATGGGCGATCAATCGAAAAATAACATTTCAAGAAAAAGACATAAAACAGTCTTTAGCTCATGAATACCTCAAATACATTGCATCCATGCTTGGTGGAGCTGCAGTAAATTTTTCCATCTACATCCTCACAATAAACACCACTCAATCCACATCAGCCCCACTGATTGGCGTTGCAGCTGGTTCGCTTGGAGGTCTATTTTTCAACTTTGTAGCCGCAAAACACATCGTTTTCAAAAAAACAAAGAAATCCGAATAG
- a CDS encoding acyltransferase — translation MNYKNTQPISAMKNEYSLNNFDCIRIAAALAVMVSHHYALTAQVEPSFLGLHSWGGAAVIVFFVISGYLVTSSWYNDPNALRFAQRRILRIWPALTVVVVVTAYGLGAWVTSLPLMEYWKHRATLDYLLNLKLNVHYVLPGVFESNPYPRGVNGSLWTIPLEVRCYVVMALAGLLGLLKFRNIWLLLITAYMFWLMAKGNADVTGKVNYGRELGAFFLAGSALYLLQPRWERSPLIWILASLAGAAALWIGGWRYAALLLALPLLVLYVGTRSTPVIRRIGRWGDPSYGIYLIAFPAQQAVLHFFWPELGFTGTLAMATAITVALAYASWHGVEKIALRLKPRRQ, via the coding sequence ATGAACTACAAAAATACTCAGCCAATTTCAGCAATGAAAAATGAGTATTCATTAAATAACTTTGACTGCATCCGCATCGCTGCAGCTCTGGCTGTAATGGTCAGCCATCACTACGCACTCACAGCTCAAGTAGAACCCTCTTTTCTGGGGCTTCATAGCTGGGGAGGTGCAGCGGTCATCGTTTTTTTCGTCATCAGCGGCTACTTGGTGACGTCAAGCTGGTACAACGACCCCAACGCTCTACGGTTCGCCCAACGGCGAATCCTTCGCATATGGCCTGCACTCACTGTCGTGGTAGTTGTGACGGCCTATGGCCTGGGCGCTTGGGTCACTAGCCTGCCACTAATGGAGTACTGGAAGCACAGGGCCACGCTCGACTATTTGCTGAATCTCAAGCTGAATGTGCATTACGTACTGCCAGGCGTCTTTGAAAGCAACCCCTACCCCAGGGGTGTCAATGGATCCCTCTGGACCATCCCCCTGGAAGTGCGTTGCTATGTTGTGATGGCACTTGCAGGATTGCTGGGCTTATTAAAGTTCCGAAATATCTGGCTGCTGCTGATAACAGCCTACATGTTTTGGCTCATGGCAAAAGGCAATGCAGATGTCACTGGCAAAGTGAACTATGGCAGGGAACTCGGGGCCTTCTTCCTTGCGGGGTCTGCGCTCTATCTGCTGCAACCCCGATGGGAACGTTCCCCGTTGATTTGGATATTAGCCTCCTTGGCAGGTGCGGCAGCTCTCTGGATCGGAGGATGGCGCTACGCCGCATTACTACTAGCATTACCCCTGCTTGTGCTCTACGTCGGCACCCGTTCGACCCCAGTGATCAGGCGCATTGGTCGCTGGGGGGACCCTTCGTACGGCATCTACCTCATTGCATTCCCCGCTCAACAGGCTGTGCTCCACTTTTTCTGGCCTGAACTGGGTTTCACAGGCACCCTGGCAATGGCGACAGCAATCACAGTAGCACTGGCCTATGCATCCTGGCACGGCGTTGAAAAAATCGCACTGAGACTGAAGCCCCGCAGACAGTGA
- a CDS encoding EamA family transporter: protein MSKLLVMCTLLCVLAVSIGQLLFKKAAQAMPQTLELHTLLHNRWLLASLLLYALTTLAWVWILRSAPLQLAYPFMGLAFLIVPTLAWLFLGEPLHWRTLAGGALIMAGVILASWS, encoded by the coding sequence ATGTCCAAACTACTCGTTATGTGTACGCTGCTTTGCGTGCTGGCCGTAAGCATCGGGCAGTTACTGTTCAAAAAGGCGGCACAAGCCATGCCCCAAACTTTGGAACTGCACACGCTTTTGCACAACCGCTGGCTATTGGCATCACTGCTTTTGTATGCCTTGACCACGCTAGCCTGGGTGTGGATTTTGCGCAGTGCGCCACTTCAATTGGCCTACCCCTTCATGGGGCTGGCTTTTCTGATTGTTCCAACGTTGGCATGGCTATTCCTTGGTGAGCCGCTCCATTGGCGCACCCTTGCAGGCGGTGCGCTCATCATGGCGGGCGTAATTTTGGCCTCGTGGAGTTAA
- a CDS encoding glycosyltransferase family 2 protein produces the protein MRIAVAIPCYKVTQHVLQVIQNIGNEVEAIYAVDDACPEGSGQWIEKNCMTPRVRVLYHPENRGVGGAVVTAYKAAIADGMDIVVKIDGDGQMNPALIPYFIRPLLRNEADYTKGNRFFRPESVQGMPPVRLFGNAVLSFMTKLSCGYWNIMDPTNGYTAARTCVLAELPLDKLEKRYFFETDMLFRLNTLRAVVKDIPMDSVYADEESNLKIGKVLPEFLRKHASRLWRRYVYNYLVRDFNVGTLYSLFGSLLVVVGSAFGAMHWLDSARSNHPATSGTVMLAALPILVGIQFLIAFLHYDVSNLPVEPLSDSLAAPQPDES, from the coding sequence ATGCGCATTGCCGTCGCCATTCCCTGCTACAAAGTGACCCAACACGTGTTGCAGGTCATACAAAACATCGGCAATGAAGTTGAAGCCATCTATGCAGTAGACGACGCCTGCCCCGAAGGCAGTGGTCAATGGATCGAGAAGAACTGTATGACCCCCCGCGTGCGCGTCCTTTACCACCCAGAGAATCGTGGAGTAGGCGGTGCCGTGGTGACGGCCTACAAAGCAGCTATCGCAGATGGCATGGATATCGTGGTGAAAATCGATGGAGACGGGCAGATGAACCCTGCACTCATCCCGTATTTCATCCGCCCCCTGCTGCGCAACGAAGCCGACTACACCAAAGGCAATCGCTTCTTCCGCCCAGAATCTGTGCAAGGCATGCCCCCTGTTCGGTTGTTCGGCAATGCGGTGCTGTCCTTCATGACCAAGCTCAGCTGCGGTTACTGGAACATCATGGACCCGACCAACGGTTACACGGCGGCGCGCACTTGTGTGCTGGCAGAGTTGCCGCTGGACAAGTTGGAGAAGCGCTATTTTTTTGAAACCGACATGCTGTTTCGGCTCAACACGCTGCGCGCCGTTGTCAAAGACATTCCGATGGACTCGGTCTATGCAGACGAGGAGTCCAATCTCAAGATCGGCAAGGTGCTGCCGGAGTTTTTGAGAAAGCACGCGTCGCGCTTGTGGAGGCGTTATGTGTACAACTACCTCGTGCGGGACTTCAATGTGGGCACGCTCTACAGCCTCTTTGGTTCTTTACTGGTAGTCGTTGGCTCAGCCTTTGGTGCGATGCACTGGCTCGATAGCGCGCGCTCCAACCACCCGGCTACCAGCGGCACCGTCATGTTGGCAGCGCTGCCCATTCTGGTGGGCATTCAATTCCTGATTGCCTTCTTGCACTATGACGTGAGCAACCTGCCTGTGGAGCCGCTAAGCGACTCACTCGCTGCACCGCAACCCGACGAGTCTTGA
- a CDS encoding HAD-IIB family hydrolase encodes MQALNLWPQDARRNIVGVFTDIDDTLTTEGAITPDALQALADLKAAGLMVIPITGRPIGWCEPFMAGPAGSTWPVDAMVAENGAVAFTRGTDPQPALVKRYQQDAATRSAHQARMREIAAQVAAEVPGVALSRDSAGRETDLAFDYAEFDQHTPETVQQVLTLLQREGMQTTVSSIHIHGCFGDFNKWQGANWIVRELLGRNLAQELDRWVFVGDSGNDQAMFQHFTHSVGVANIARFVPQLTHLPRYVAQGERGAGFAEVAREILAGR; translated from the coding sequence ATGCAAGCCCTGAACCTTTGGCCCCAAGACGCCCGCCGCAACATCGTGGGCGTTTTCACCGACATCGACGATACCCTGACCACCGAGGGCGCCATCACGCCCGACGCACTGCAGGCACTGGCCGACCTGAAGGCTGCGGGCCTGATGGTCATCCCCATCACCGGGCGGCCGATTGGCTGGTGCGAACCCTTCATGGCCGGGCCTGCCGGTTCCACCTGGCCGGTGGATGCCATGGTGGCGGAAAACGGGGCCGTGGCATTCACCCGGGGCACCGACCCGCAACCAGCGCTGGTCAAGCGCTACCAGCAAGACGCCGCCACGCGCAGCGCCCACCAGGCGCGCATGCGCGAAATTGCCGCCCAGGTGGCAGCGGAAGTGCCCGGCGTGGCCCTGAGCCGCGACAGCGCTGGGCGCGAAACCGACCTGGCCTTTGACTACGCCGAGTTCGACCAGCACACCCCCGAGACCGTGCAGCAGGTGCTGACCCTGCTGCAGCGCGAAGGCATGCAGACCACAGTGAGCAGCATCCACATCCACGGCTGCTTTGGCGATTTCAACAAATGGCAGGGCGCCAACTGGATCGTGCGCGAACTGCTGGGCCGCAATCTGGCGCAGGAGCTGGACCGCTGGGTGTTTGTGGGCGACTCAGGCAACGACCAGGCGATGTTCCAGCACTTCACCCACAGCGTGGGCGTGGCCAACATTGCGCGCTTTGTGCCGCAGCTCACACACCTGCCGCGCTATGTGGCCCAGGGCGAACGCGGCGCAGGGTTTGCCGAAGTGGCGCGGGAGATTCTGGCGGGCCGGTGA
- a CDS encoding ROK family transcriptional regulator, translated as MLETDPSPPPADVGEPLSNGPALLRQRGSNHVGLRQFNERVVLQALRTHGSLAKAEMARVTGLTAQTIGLITARLDEDQLLRREAPVRGRVGQPSVPIGLNPDGAFAIGIKIGRRSADWLLVDFTGHVRERVVLDYAFPDIDVLLPAIRTHLNQLLDGLGPLRSRVVGVGVAAPFQLGGWHRMLGLTEAQSEAWNNIDLGEQVQQMTDLPVSFAKDTSAACVAELLQGRGRDIPSFLYLFMDTFVGGGLVINSHLHRGLHGNAGAVASLPLAPAQPGQAPAQLISQASLWELEQRFREHGLDPMAAYDKRVLQAPWLEHSRAWIAHAARALAHCVVSGAAFLDLDAVVLDGAAAPELLQALCEGVRQSLADYNWEGLHQPPRLELGSIGSDARALGGALLPLHTCFAPDHEIFLKA; from the coding sequence ATGCTGGAAACTGACCCATCTCCACCCCCCGCAGACGTGGGCGAACCTCTGAGCAACGGCCCGGCCCTGCTGCGCCAGCGCGGCTCCAACCACGTAGGGCTGCGCCAGTTCAACGAGCGCGTGGTGCTGCAGGCCCTGCGCACCCACGGCAGCCTGGCCAAGGCAGAGATGGCGCGGGTGACGGGGCTCACTGCACAGACCATTGGCCTTATCACCGCTCGGCTGGATGAAGACCAATTACTGCGCCGCGAGGCCCCGGTGCGCGGCCGCGTGGGCCAGCCCTCTGTCCCCATCGGCCTGAACCCCGACGGCGCCTTTGCCATCGGCATCAAGATTGGCCGGCGCAGCGCCGACTGGCTGCTGGTGGACTTCACCGGCCATGTGCGCGAGCGCGTGGTGCTGGACTACGCCTTCCCTGACATCGACGTGCTGCTGCCCGCCATCCGCACGCACCTGAACCAGTTGCTCGACGGCCTGGGCCCGTTGCGCTCGCGCGTGGTGGGCGTAGGCGTGGCGGCACCTTTTCAGCTCGGCGGCTGGCACCGCATGCTGGGGCTGACCGAGGCGCAGTCTGAAGCCTGGAACAACATCGACCTGGGCGAGCAGGTGCAGCAGATGACCGACTTACCCGTGAGCTTTGCCAAAGACACTTCGGCCGCGTGCGTGGCTGAGCTGCTGCAGGGGCGCGGGCGCGACATCCCGAGCTTTTTGTACCTGTTCATGGACACCTTTGTGGGCGGCGGGCTGGTCATCAATTCGCACCTGCATCGGGGCCTGCACGGCAACGCGGGTGCGGTAGCCTCGCTGCCGCTGGCCCCCGCGCAACCGGGCCAGGCGCCCGCGCAGCTCATCAGCCAGGCCTCGCTGTGGGAGCTGGAGCAGCGCTTTCGCGAACACGGGCTAGACCCCATGGCCGCCTACGACAAGCGCGTGCTGCAGGCACCGTGGCTGGAACACAGCCGCGCCTGGATCGCCCATGCCGCGCGGGCACTGGCGCATTGCGTGGTCTCGGGCGCGGCCTTTCTGGACCTGGATGCCGTCGTTCTGGACGGCGCCGCCGCCCCCGAGCTGCTGCAGGCCCTGTGCGAAGGCGTGCGCCAGTCGCTGGCCGACTACAACTGGGAAGGCCTGCACCAGCCGCCCCGGCTGGAGCTGGGCAGCATCGGCTCAGACGCCCGCGCCTTGGGCGGTGCGCTGCTGCCACTGCACACCTGCTTTGCGCCAGACCACGAGATTTTTCTCAAGGCCTGA
- a CDS encoding RbsD/FucU family protein yields MLKNIDPLLTPDLLKVLAEMGHDDAIVLADANFTAMSLGAGKPVLRLPGIGMARAVQAVASVLPLAQDVFHPVAYMQVGGTEAPYRSALQRETLAVLAREGVSSAQAEGVERFAFYERVKKAYAIVVTGELQPWGNFLLRKGVIGDTLRD; encoded by the coding sequence ATGCTCAAAAACATCGACCCCTTGCTGACCCCCGACCTGCTCAAGGTGCTTGCTGAGATGGGCCACGATGACGCCATCGTGCTGGCCGACGCCAACTTCACCGCCATGAGCCTGGGTGCTGGCAAGCCCGTGCTGCGCCTGCCGGGCATCGGCATGGCACGTGCCGTTCAAGCGGTGGCCAGTGTGCTGCCCCTCGCGCAGGACGTGTTCCACCCTGTGGCCTACATGCAGGTGGGTGGCACCGAGGCGCCGTACCGCTCGGCCCTGCAGCGCGAGACTCTGGCCGTGCTGGCACGTGAGGGCGTGAGCAGCGCGCAGGCTGAAGGCGTGGAGCGCTTTGCCTTCTACGAGCGCGTAAAAAAGGCCTATGCCATCGTTGTGACGGGCGAGCTGCAGCCCTGGGGCAACTTCCTGCTGCGCAAGGGCGTCATCGGCGACACTCTGCGGGATTGA
- a CDS encoding ATP-binding cassette domain-containing protein, whose product MSTSTQTTQAANAPLVMQAKGLVKRYGQVTALDGADFELRAGEILAVIGDNGAGKSSLIKALSGATVPDEGEILLDGQRIQFKSPIDARKAGIETVYQDLAVAPAMTIAENLFLGRELLRPGLLGSALRMLDKKKMLEESVARMAELKVGIRSMTQAVETLSGGQRQCVAVARAAAFARHVVIMDEPTAALGVKEGNMVLELIRRVRDKGLPVILISHNMPHVFEIADRIHIARLGKRAAVVNPKKISMSDTVAVMTGAMAASDLPAECLA is encoded by the coding sequence ATGAGCACCTCCACACAGACGACTCAAGCAGCGAACGCCCCGCTGGTCATGCAGGCCAAGGGCCTGGTCAAGCGCTATGGGCAGGTCACCGCGCTCGATGGCGCTGACTTTGAACTGCGCGCTGGCGAAATCCTGGCCGTGATCGGCGACAACGGCGCGGGCAAGTCCAGCCTCATCAAGGCGCTGTCCGGTGCCACCGTGCCCGATGAAGGCGAGATCCTGCTTGACGGTCAGCGCATCCAGTTCAAAAGCCCCATCGACGCCCGCAAGGCAGGCATCGAGACCGTGTACCAGGACCTGGCCGTGGCCCCGGCCATGACGATTGCCGAGAACCTTTTTCTGGGCCGCGAACTGCTGCGCCCCGGCTTGCTGGGCAGCGCACTGCGCATGCTCGACAAGAAGAAGATGCTCGAAGAAAGCGTGGCCCGCATGGCCGAGCTGAAGGTGGGCATCCGCTCCATGACACAGGCGGTGGAAACCCTCTCGGGCGGTCAGCGCCAGTGCGTGGCTGTGGCCCGGGCTGCAGCGTTTGCGCGCCATGTCGTCATCATGGACGAGCCCACCGCCGCCCTCGGCGTGAAGGAAGGCAACATGGTGCTGGAGCTGATCCGCCGCGTGCGCGACAAGGGCCTGCCCGTGATCCTCATCAGCCACAACATGCCCCATGTGTTCGAGATTGCCGACCGCATCCACATTGCCCGCCTGGGCAAGCGCGCCGCCGTGGTCAACCCCAAAAAGATCAGCATGAGCGACACCGTGGCCGTGATGACCGGGGCCATGGCTGCGTCTGATTTGCCTGCTGAATGCCTTGCTTGA
- a CDS encoding ABC transporter permease — translation MNTTASKLPPLATLGPFIALLLACGFFALQSDRFLSAQNFALILQQVMVVGVIAIGQTLVILTAGIDLSCGMVMALGGIVMTKVASDYGLSAPVAIACGMAVTTLFGMVNGLLVTKVKLPPFIVTLGTLNIAFAATQLYSGAQTITDIPAGMTFLGNTFQLGGTAVVWGAVLMLALYLSMWFFLRETAPGRHIYAVGNNPEATRLTGIATDKVLLGVYMLAGVFYGIAALLSVARTGAGDPNAGQTENLDAISAVVLGGTSLFGGRGVILGTLVGALIVGVFRNGLTLMGVSSVYQILVTGILVILAVATDQISRKGVR, via the coding sequence ATGAACACCACTGCCTCCAAGCTCCCGCCGTTGGCCACGCTCGGGCCTTTCATTGCGCTGCTGCTGGCCTGCGGCTTTTTTGCATTGCAAAGCGACCGGTTTTTGTCGGCGCAGAACTTTGCGCTCATCTTGCAGCAGGTGATGGTGGTGGGCGTGATCGCCATCGGCCAGACGCTGGTCATCCTCACCGCAGGCATCGACTTGTCGTGCGGCATGGTCATGGCGCTGGGCGGCATTGTGATGACCAAGGTGGCGTCGGACTACGGCCTCTCAGCCCCCGTGGCCATTGCCTGCGGCATGGCGGTGACCACGCTGTTTGGCATGGTCAACGGCCTCTTGGTCACCAAGGTCAAGCTGCCCCCGTTCATCGTGACGCTGGGCACACTCAACATCGCCTTTGCCGCCACGCAGCTGTATTCGGGCGCGCAAACCATCACCGACATCCCTGCGGGCATGACCTTCCTGGGCAACACCTTCCAGCTCGGTGGCACCGCCGTGGTGTGGGGCGCGGTGCTGATGCTGGCGCTGTACCTGTCCATGTGGTTCTTTTTGCGCGAGACGGCTCCTGGCCGCCACATCTACGCCGTGGGCAACAACCCCGAGGCCACGCGCCTCACCGGCATTGCCACCGACAAGGTGCTGCTGGGCGTGTACATGCTGGCCGGGGTGTTCTACGGCATTGCCGCGTTGCTGTCGGTGGCGCGCACCGGCGCGGGTGACCCCAATGCCGGGCAGACAGAAAACCTCGACGCCATTAGCGCCGTGGTGCTGGGCGGCACCAGCCTCTTTGGCGGGCGCGGCGTCATATTGGGCACGCTGGTGGGGGCGCTCATCGTGGGCGTCTTCCGCAACGGGCTCACACTGATGGGTGTGTCGTCCGTCTACCAGATTTTGGTCACCGGCATCCTCGTGATCCTGGCCGTGGCCACCGACCAAATCTCGCGCAAAGGAGTGCGTTGA
- a CDS encoding sugar ABC transporter substrate-binding protein — MQRAPAFVLSAIALSGALACGMAQAAEPVIGLITKTETNPFFVKMKEGATAEAKKLGAKVVSAAGKTDGDNAGQVTAMENLMAAGAKTILITPSDAKAIVPAIKKAQAKGVMVIALDSPTDPADATDALFATDNYKAGELIGQYAKAALAGKKPVIAMLDLHPGHPVGAQRHNGFLKGFGLQANDAKSNELSRPAEVACMADSFGDRAKGQTAMENCLQKNPDINLVYTINEPAAAGAYNALKAAGKDKNAIIVSVDGGCAGIADVGKGVIAATSQQYPLRMAALGVAAGVEHAKTGKKVSGYTDTGVTLISAKPMPGVDSKDVKTGTDLCWGAK, encoded by the coding sequence ATGCAACGTGCCCCCGCTTTTGTACTTTCTGCCATCGCTCTGTCGGGCGCTTTGGCCTGTGGCATGGCCCAGGCAGCCGAGCCCGTGATCGGCCTGATCACCAAGACCGAGACGAACCCCTTCTTCGTGAAGATGAAAGAGGGCGCAACGGCCGAGGCCAAGAAGCTGGGCGCCAAGGTGGTGTCTGCCGCAGGCAAGACCGACGGCGACAACGCGGGCCAGGTCACGGCCATGGAAAACCTGATGGCCGCAGGCGCCAAGACCATCCTCATCACCCCCAGCGACGCCAAGGCCATCGTCCCCGCCATCAAGAAAGCACAGGCCAAGGGCGTGATGGTGATTGCGCTGGACAGCCCCACCGACCCGGCAGACGCCACCGATGCGCTGTTTGCCACCGACAACTACAAGGCCGGTGAGCTGATCGGCCAGTACGCCAAGGCCGCGCTGGCGGGCAAGAAGCCCGTGATTGCGATGCTGGATCTACACCCCGGCCACCCCGTGGGCGCACAGCGGCACAACGGCTTTTTGAAGGGCTTTGGCCTGCAGGCCAACGATGCCAAGAGCAACGAACTCTCGCGCCCTGCCGAGGTGGCCTGCATGGCCGACAGTTTTGGCGACCGCGCCAAGGGCCAGACCGCCATGGAGAACTGCCTGCAGAAGAACCCCGACATCAATCTGGTCTACACCATCAACGAGCCCGCAGCCGCCGGTGCCTATAACGCACTGAAGGCCGCCGGCAAGGACAAGAACGCGATCATCGTGTCGGTGGACGGCGGCTGCGCCGGCATTGCCGATGTGGGCAAAGGCGTGATCGCAGCGACCAGCCAGCAATACCCCCTGCGCATGGCCGCCCTGGGCGTGGCGGCGGGCGTGGAGCATGCCAAGACCGGCAAGAAGGTCAGCGGCTATACCGACACCGGCGTGACGTTGATCTCTGCCAAGCCGATGCCCGGCGTGGACAGCAAAGATGTGAAGACCGGCACCGACCTGTGCTGGGGCGCGAAGTAA
- a CDS encoding PfkB family carbohydrate kinase, with product MLVATAGEALFDLIEEPDGRLRPCAGGAVYNLTRALGLQGIGTLYLNPLSSDLLGRQLAQGLQAAQVTLAAPAPVREPSALALAALDAQGKASYSFYRDGVADRAVTAEALNAACAAHPGLQVVATGCLALVAQDAAVYQPWLTAQRAAGRMVVVDANLRLSAVDDAPAYRANVMAALQQAHLIKVSDDDLEALGTPGANALERARHLLQHTPAQWLALTLGPDGAWLLQRDGLAAHAREAAPLAVVDTVGAGDCFLAGLITALLAGPERGEEALALRPCGLTAPLDAARLRSALQHALASASHCVERAGCTPPSYDEVRARLAVRG from the coding sequence TTGCTGGTAGCCACGGCGGGCGAAGCACTGTTTGACCTGATCGAAGAACCCGATGGCCGCCTGCGCCCCTGCGCTGGCGGCGCGGTGTACAACCTGACGCGGGCGCTGGGTCTGCAAGGGATAGGCACGCTCTACCTGAACCCCCTGTCGAGCGACCTGCTGGGCAGGCAATTGGCCCAGGGGCTGCAGGCGGCGCAGGTCACGCTGGCTGCCCCGGCGCCCGTGCGCGAGCCCAGTGCGCTGGCCCTGGCTGCGCTGGATGCACAAGGCAAAGCCAGCTACAGCTTTTACCGCGACGGCGTGGCCGATCGGGCCGTGACAGCCGAGGCCCTGAACGCCGCCTGCGCAGCCCACCCCGGCTTGCAAGTCGTGGCCACTGGCTGCCTGGCATTGGTGGCGCAGGATGCCGCCGTCTACCAACCCTGGCTGACCGCCCAGCGCGCCGCTGGGCGCATGGTGGTGGTGGACGCGAACCTGCGCCTGTCGGCCGTGGACGATGCCCCCGCCTACCGTGCCAACGTGATGGCCGCGCTGCAGCAAGCCCACCTCATCAAGGTGAGCGACGACGATCTGGAGGCCCTGGGCACGCCGGGCGCCAACGCGCTGGAGCGCGCCCGCCACCTGCTGCAACACACGCCCGCGCAGTGGCTGGCACTGACGCTGGGGCCCGACGGTGCTTGGCTACTGCAGCGCGATGGCCTGGCGGCCCATGCCCGCGAGGCCGCACCGCTGGCAGTGGTGGACACCGTGGGTGCAGGCGACTGCTTTTTGGCGGGGCTGATCACCGCCCTGCTGGCGGGGCCTGAGCGCGGCGAAGAGGCCCTGGCCCTGCGCCCCTGTGGGCTCACCGCGCCCCTGGACGCAGCGCGGCTGCGCAGCGCGCTGCAGCATGCACTGGCCAGCGCCAGCCACTGTGTGGAACGAGCAGGCTGCACGCCCCCAAGTTACGACGAAGTGCGCGCACGATTGGCCGTGCGGGGCTGA